The following nucleotide sequence is from uncultured Draconibacterium sp..
AAGTAATCGACCTTTTATTGGAAGAATAAACCTGAATAAAATGAACATTGTAATAATTAAATACAACGCAGGAAATATCGAATCGGTAAACAATGCACTTAACCGACTGGGTGTAAATGCGGAAATAACGGCCGATCACGACAAGATCAGAAAGGCCGACAAAGTTATCTTTCCGGGAGTTGGCGAGGCCAGCACAACAATGGCGTACCTGCGCGAGAACAAGCTCGACGAACTGATCGTATCGCTAAAGCAACCTGTTTTGGGTATTTGCCTGGGACTTCAGTTGATGTGCTCGCATTCGGAAGAAAACGATACCCAGTGCCTTGGTATTTTCGATGAGAAGGTAAAACGTTTTATTCCAAAACCCGGCGAAGAATACATTACCAAAGTTCCGCACATGGGCTGGAATGCCATAAAAGATCTGAAAAGCGACCTTTTTACGAGTGATCTGGAAAATGAGTATGTTTATTTTGTCCACTCGTATTACGCCGAAAAAAGTGAGCATACCATTGCCACATGCGACTATATTCTTCCGTTTAGTGCTGCTTTGCACCGCGATAATTTTTATGCCACTCAATTTCACCCCGAAAAAAGTGGAACCATTGGCGCAAAAATATTGGAGAACTTTCTAAAACTCTAAGCACTCTAACGTAACTTTGTACTTACAATTTTAAACAGGAATCAACGTTTATCAGGCGAGACAAGCAATAAACAACAAGTAATCAACAAAATCATGGATAGGCTAACAATCATTAAAGTAGGAGGAAAAGTAGTTGAAGAACCTGAATCGTTAAACGCACTGCTCGATCAGTTTCGTAAAATTTCAGGAAATAAATTACTGGTTCACGGCGGGGGGCGCACGGCTACCGAAATGGCAAAGCGACTGGGAATTGAAACCAAAATGGTTGATGGCCGCCGGATTACGGATGCCGACATGCTTGAAGTAGTTACCATGGTTTATGGCGGTTTGGTGAATAAAAAAATTGTTGCAGGATTACAAGCGCGAGACATGAATGCAGTTGGCCTTACCGGAGCCGATCTTGGTTTAATAAAAGCCCACAAACGCGCTGTGCAAGATGTTGATTACGGTTTTGTTGGCGATGTTGACGATGTAAATGCCCGCGAACTGAGATTACTTATCGACGAAAATGTTATTCCGGTTGTTGCACCATTAACCCACGATGCAAAAGGCCAGTTATTAAACACCAATGCCGATACTATTGCATCGGAGTTGGCTATCGAATTATCGAATTACTTTAAGGTTTATCTTTTCTATTGTTTTGAGAAACGTGGTGTTTTAACCGATCCAAACGATGAATCATCCGTAATTTACGATCTCAACTACAAATTATTTGATCAATATAAAACGGAAGGTGTTATCAGCGAAGGAATGATACC
It contains:
- the hisH gene encoding imidazole glycerol phosphate synthase subunit HisH gives rise to the protein MNIVIIKYNAGNIESVNNALNRLGVNAEITADHDKIRKADKVIFPGVGEASTTMAYLRENKLDELIVSLKQPVLGICLGLQLMCSHSEENDTQCLGIFDEKVKRFIPKPGEEYITKVPHMGWNAIKDLKSDLFTSDLENEYVYFVHSYYAEKSEHTIATCDYILPFSAALHRDNFYATQFHPEKSGTIGAKILENFLKL
- the argB gene encoding acetylglutamate kinase — its product is MDRLTIIKVGGKVVEEPESLNALLDQFRKISGNKLLVHGGGRTATEMAKRLGIETKMVDGRRITDADMLEVVTMVYGGLVNKKIVAGLQARDMNAVGLTGADLGLIKAHKRAVQDVDYGFVGDVDDVNARELRLLIDENVIPVVAPLTHDAKGQLLNTNADTIASELAIELSNYFKVYLFYCFEKRGVLTDPNDESSVIYDLNYKLFDQYKTEGVISEGMIPKLDNGFRAKAKGVQEILITNPENIATGRGTRLI